One window from the genome of Lentibacillus daqui encodes:
- the glmS gene encoding glutamine--fructose-6-phosphate transaminase (isomerizing), protein MCGIVGYIGRNDAKEVLLNGLEKLEYRGYDSAGIAVLNDDGINMFKGKGRIAALHERVDSTVYATMGVGHTRWATHGIPSEDNAHPHQSATGRFTLVHNGVIENYQELQSLYLQDVTLVSETDTEVIVQLVEKLLEKYEDTAEAFRQAVSLLKGSYAIALIDRQDQNTLYVAKNKSPLLVGLGDGFNVVASDAMATLKLTNQYLEIHDEEIVLVSRNFVEIQKLNGKAVVRKPYTAQIDASDMEKGTYRHFMLKEIDEQPFVMRKIIKEYQTENNELKLDADIRQAMKVCDRIYIIAAGTSYHAGLVGKEFLEKLANIPVEVHIASEFSYNMPLLSAKPLFIFISQSGETADSRAVLVKIKEMGHPALTITNVPGSTLSREADYTLNLYAGPEIAVASTKAYTAQIAVFAILAVDTAKVKGIQLDFDPIQELAIVANAMEVLTDQKETIEELARGYFATSRNAFFIGRSRDYHVCLEGALKLKEISYIQAEGFAGGELKHGTIALIEEGTPVIALATQANVNYSIRGNVQEVVARGANAMVISMRGLEQDRDAFVLPHVHELLTPLVSVVPLQLLAYYAALHRGCDVDKPRNLAKSVTVE, encoded by the coding sequence ACGGAATCAACATGTTTAAAGGAAAGGGACGGATTGCAGCACTCCACGAACGGGTTGACAGCACCGTGTACGCCACAATGGGAGTCGGTCATACACGTTGGGCGACCCATGGCATTCCAAGTGAGGACAATGCACATCCACATCAAAGTGCAACTGGACGGTTTACACTCGTGCATAATGGTGTCATTGAAAACTATCAGGAGCTACAAAGTCTTTATCTTCAGGATGTAACACTTGTAAGTGAAACAGATACAGAAGTCATTGTACAACTGGTTGAAAAACTGCTGGAGAAATATGAAGACACTGCTGAGGCATTTCGCCAGGCCGTAAGTTTATTAAAAGGATCTTATGCGATTGCATTGATCGATAGACAGGATCAAAATACGCTGTATGTTGCCAAAAATAAAAGCCCATTACTGGTTGGATTGGGCGATGGTTTCAATGTTGTTGCAAGTGACGCGATGGCTACCTTAAAACTTACCAATCAATATTTGGAAATCCATGATGAAGAGATTGTCCTGGTAAGCCGCAACTTTGTGGAGATACAAAAACTGAATGGTAAAGCCGTTGTACGAAAGCCATATACAGCGCAAATTGATGCAAGTGATATGGAAAAGGGTACGTATCGACATTTTATGCTAAAAGAAATCGATGAACAGCCGTTTGTCATGCGTAAAATTATCAAGGAATACCAAACAGAAAATAATGAACTAAAGCTTGATGCCGATATTCGCCAGGCGATGAAAGTATGTGACCGTATTTATATCATTGCAGCGGGCACGAGTTATCATGCCGGTTTGGTTGGCAAAGAGTTCCTAGAGAAATTGGCCAACATCCCCGTAGAGGTGCATATTGCCAGTGAATTTTCCTACAACATGCCACTGTTATCTGCAAAACCATTATTTATTTTCATTTCGCAAAGTGGTGAAACAGCGGATAGCCGTGCCGTATTAGTAAAGATCAAAGAAATGGGACACCCGGCACTAACGATTACCAATGTGCCAGGATCCACCCTTTCTCGTGAAGCAGATTATACACTAAATTTGTATGCCGGTCCGGAAATTGCGGTTGCATCAACAAAGGCATATACGGCCCAAATTGCTGTGTTTGCCATTCTTGCTGTCGATACAGCCAAAGTAAAAGGTATACAATTGGACTTTGACCCAATACAAGAACTTGCCATTGTCGCAAATGCCATGGAAGTATTAACAGATCAGAAAGAAACAATAGAAGAATTAGCACGCGGTTATTTTGCCACTTCCCGTAATGCATTTTTCATCGGACGCAGCAGAGACTATCATGTTTGCCTGGAAGGTGCATTGAAATTAAAGGAAATCTCCTACATCCAAGCAGAAGGTTTTGCCGGGGGAGAATTAAAACATGGAACGATTGCCTTAATTGAAGAAGGAACTCCGGTTATTGCTTTAGCGACACAGGCAAATGTAAATTATTCGATTCGTGGCAACGTTCAGGAAGTTGTCGCCCGTGGTGCCAACGCGATGGTCATCAGCATGCGCGGTCTGGAACAGGATAGGGATGCGTTTGTTTTGCCGCATGTGCATGAACTATTAACGCCGTTGGTATCGGTTGTGCCGTTACAACTGTTGGCCTATTATGCTGCATTGCACCGTGGTTGTGATGTTGATAAACCAAGGAATTTGGCGAAGAGTGTGACGGTGGAGTAG
- a CDS encoding TnsA endonuclease N-terminal domain-containing protein: MPKRQTGWTEKKIARYYEEGRGQGELGNYKSWLTIQDVLSKGRAHRDIGWKTKRGHHLLSDNEYNYFCLLDWSDNVIDIREQFPINREITTKIAEDLNITHPLDPTTQSPIVMTTDFLITLRYESKVNYIARTIKPEKELNSTGVIEKFEIERVYWEGQDVDWAIVTEKDLPKTIIENIKWLRFSYILADTTGNSFISILLEKLKTGNGTIRAEVFVFVGWKKASLCDS, translated from the coding sequence ATGCCTAAACGCCAAACTGGTTGGACTGAAAAGAAAATAGCTCGTTATTATGAAGAAGGTCGTGGCCAAGGAGAATTAGGGAATTACAAATCTTGGTTAACGATTCAAGATGTTCTGTCCAAAGGGCGTGCTCATCGAGACATCGGTTGGAAAACAAAGCGTGGGCATCATCTATTATCAGATAATGAATACAACTATTTTTGCTTACTCGATTGGTCTGATAATGTAATTGATATTCGAGAGCAGTTTCCCATCAATAGAGAAATCACCACAAAAATTGCTGAAGACTTGAACATTACACACCCCTTAGATCCTACAACACAGTCCCCTATCGTAATGACAACAGATTTTCTTATTACACTACGGTATGAATCAAAAGTAAATTATATTGCCAGAACTATTAAACCTGAAAAAGAGCTTAATAGCACAGGAGTTATTGAAAAATTTGAAATTGAACGTGTGTATTGGGAAGGTCAAGATGTTGATTGGGCTATTGTAACAGAAAAAGATCTTCCCAAAACAATAATTGAAAATATAAAATGGCTGCGATTTTCTTATATACTCGCCGACACTACAGGTAATAGCTTTATATCTATCCTTTTAGAAAAACTAAAAACAGGTAATGGAACAATTAGGGCGGAAGTTTTCGTATTTGTCGGATGGAAGAAGGCGAGTTTATGCGATAGTTAA
- a CDS encoding Tn7-like element transposition protein TnsE: MEQLGRKFSYLSDGRRRVYAIVKVNNGLKDSFILEVAVLDNRSLSTLIVPSLGSVHRNELHIKGLLTKLVLNCGSWSRSFLNNQVHN; this comes from the coding sequence ATGGAACAATTAGGGCGGAAGTTTTCGTATTTGTCGGATGGAAGAAGGCGAGTTTATGCGATAGTTAAAGTAAATAATGGGTTGAAGGATTCCTTTATACTTGAAGTAGCAGTACTGGACAATCGTTCCTTGTCTACACTAATTGTACCTTCACTAGGGTCTGTCCATAGAAATGAATTACATATTAAGGGATTATTAACTAAATTAGTCTTAAATTGTGGAAGTTGGAGTCGCTCTTTCTTGAATAACCAAGTCCATAACTAG
- a CDS encoding helix-turn-helix transcriptional regulator, with protein sequence MPKIDNMLAILWMLSSGEKVTAQQISEKLEINIRTVYRYIDTLSTSGVPIISDTGHYGGYTLLNSFIEAPLFFDLDEQISLFHAAVFAEEAGYYGGEALNRAISKLSKYTNQEQETKINQHLSSLEVMSQLIFFPMEPLLKELERAVADGYSVKISYNKSDEEQSNYRLIDPYRIIYWNHKWYVIGFCHLRNDFRSFRVDRIESLMLTENKFNRPENFSARDFFMKNLLPTIEDKQGIISLVINGNARALGDICQHWFLGHYLQERTSNQAVFFLEKDMLYTYVPYLLLPYGKSIQIVEPISLKKRLTEVLSDLIKFHQI encoded by the coding sequence ATGCCTAAAATTGACAATATGCTAGCAATTCTATGGATGCTTAGTTCAGGTGAAAAAGTTACTGCACAACAAATTTCGGAAAAGTTAGAGATTAATATAAGAACTGTGTATCGTTATATTGATACCCTTTCAACAAGTGGTGTGCCTATAATTTCAGACACAGGACATTACGGTGGATACACTTTATTGAATAGTTTTATTGAAGCCCCACTCTTTTTTGATTTAGACGAGCAAATTTCCCTGTTTCACGCTGCTGTTTTTGCAGAAGAAGCTGGATACTATGGAGGTGAAGCACTAAATAGGGCTATTTCAAAGCTAAGCAAATATACAAATCAAGAGCAGGAAACAAAGATAAACCAACATTTAAGCAGCCTTGAAGTAATGAGTCAATTAATTTTTTTCCCTATGGAACCTTTATTGAAGGAGTTGGAGCGGGCTGTAGCTGACGGATACTCTGTAAAAATTTCATACAATAAAAGTGATGAAGAGCAATCAAATTATAGATTGATTGATCCGTACAGAATTATTTACTGGAATCATAAGTGGTATGTGATTGGATTTTGTCATCTTAGGAATGATTTCCGTAGTTTTAGAGTAGATCGAATTGAAAGTCTAATGCTAACGGAAAATAAATTTAACCGACCAGAAAATTTTTCAGCACGTGACTTTTTTATGAAAAATCTCCTTCCAACTATAGAAGATAAGCAAGGGATTATTTCTTTAGTTATTAATGGAAATGCACGAGCTTTGGGTGATATTTGCCAACACTGGTTTTTAGGACATTATCTACAAGAACGGACTTCAAATCAAGCAGTATTTTTTCTTGAAAAAGATATGTTGTATACATATGTACCTTATTTACTGTTGCCGTATGGTAAATCTATTCAAATTGTTGAACCAATAAGTCTTAAGAAAAGACTTACTGAAGTTTTGTCGGATCTAATAAAATTTCATCAAATATGA
- a CDS encoding IS256 family transposase, which yields MSQSITDHDFINQLDNLVRDFVKEQLETIMEEERKQFFEVEHPELKQVKNGYYKRSLDTKHGHIDDLAVPRDRHGDFQTELFDPYQRRDQWVGETVTRMYQKGVSTREIGEMIEHMLGSSYSATTVSNITEATVENIEAWQQRPLNKRYSVLYLDGTYLKLRRDDVANEVVYIVIGVNENGYREILGFYVGGQESSLGWKEILIDLYERGAEEVLLGVFDGLPGLETAMKEVYPKADVQRCVVHKIRNALNAVRKKDQTAIAEDLKPIYQASTKEEARKQFNAFKQVWQSKHPKVVKSWEEDLEVLLTFLDYPSSIQRVIYTSNIIERTMKEIKKRTKTMNSLPSERATEKVVYLQVTDYNQRWGERKLRGFASAYQQLQDMFEKRYGKPNNI from the coding sequence ATGTCTCAAAGTATAACGGATCATGACTTTATAAATCAACTGGATAACCTTGTACGTGACTTTGTCAAAGAGCAGTTGGAGACCATCATGGAGGAAGAAAGAAAGCAGTTTTTCGAGGTAGAACACCCTGAATTGAAACAAGTGAAAAACGGTTATTACAAACGGTCCCTTGATACCAAACACGGTCATATTGATGATCTCGCAGTACCTCGTGATCGCCATGGTGACTTTCAGACGGAATTATTTGATCCTTACCAACGCCGTGATCAGTGGGTAGGTGAAACAGTGACGCGCATGTATCAGAAAGGCGTTAGTACGCGTGAAATTGGGGAAATGATTGAACATATGCTAGGATCTTCCTACTCCGCCACAACCGTCAGTAACATCACGGAAGCGACAGTTGAAAATATTGAGGCCTGGCAGCAACGCCCATTGAATAAACGCTACTCAGTCCTCTATTTGGACGGAACCTATTTAAAGTTGCGCCGGGATGACGTTGCCAATGAGGTCGTCTACATCGTCATTGGAGTTAATGAGAATGGCTACCGCGAAATTCTCGGATTTTATGTAGGCGGTCAGGAAAGTTCCTTGGGCTGGAAAGAGATTTTGATAGATCTTTACGAGCGCGGGGCTGAAGAAGTGTTGCTTGGTGTGTTTGACGGTCTTCCCGGGTTGGAAACAGCTATGAAAGAGGTGTACCCAAAAGCCGATGTCCAGCGATGCGTTGTTCATAAAATCCGCAATGCGTTAAATGCCGTGCGTAAAAAGGATCAGACAGCCATAGCAGAAGACTTAAAACCTATTTATCAGGCAAGTACCAAAGAAGAAGCCAGAAAGCAATTTAACGCATTTAAGCAGGTTTGGCAATCGAAGCATCCTAAAGTCGTGAAATCATGGGAAGAAGATCTAGAAGTGCTTCTGACTTTCCTGGATTACCCATCGTCTATCCAGCGCGTGATATACACGTCGAACATCATCGAGCGGACGATGAAGGAAATCAAGAAGCGCACAAAAACCATGAACAGTTTACCAAGCGAAAGGGCGACAGAAAAAGTAGTGTACCTTCAAGTAACCGACTATAACCAAAGATGGGGAGAACGAAAATTAAGGGGATTCGCAAGCGCTTATCAGCAGCTACAGGACATGTTTGAAAAACGATACGGGAAACCAAATAATATCTGA
- a CDS encoding penicillin acylase family protein, producing the protein MKKKIVMLAFVCMLFITPFLSSATSITSNASPSDVTTTIHELEGLKEPAEILVDDWGIPHIYASSEDDVYFAQGFNVARDRLFQMDLWRKNGLGELSEVLGPDYLEQDKAKRLFLYRGDIEEEWEAYGPNTEEIVTSFTEGINAYVEMTEENPDLLPDEFNILNYKPSKWEPEDIVRIRSHGLTRNIKNEVARAITLREHGEDAESIRNRLEPEWETTIPEGLDLNDISEDILDTYQLATSGVNFDSVENKVVIDDVETQATTEDLNEQIKQNMNLGSNNWVISPEKSKTGRPIMANDPHRAVDVPSLRYITHLSAPGLDVIGGGEPVLPGVSIGHNDTSAWGLTIFGIDQEDLYVYETNPDNSSEYLYEDDWEEMTSISEEIVVKDEGQQVEELEFTRHGPVIYKDEENNRAYAVKAAWLEPGMAPYLGSLSYMGAESWDEFYDAMNKWGSPSENQVYADTKGNIGWKPGGLTPVRDNWDGLLPVPGDGTYEWDGYLDQNNLPNEFNPERGWIGTANQMNLPDDYDYEKYKLGFDAWATPFRYQRIKEVMESNEKIGIEDSLQLQTDYTSIPGQRITSLLDDLHSSDDKLNDALNLLKEWDGELSIETSAGTLFEVWYQYHLQDAVVREIMSEETANHIGSGDPVVILDLLENPDERFGEHPEKVRDHILLSTLGDAIDHAEELLGPEMDEWRWGDLKHAYLEHPLSNLVDEKQAEKMNIGPLPRGGSKDTVGASGYNSDFQQNHGATFRVVVDVGEWDNSIAMNSPGQSGDPNSKFYGNLFDKWANDEAIPLLYSRGKIEEATDRRIVLLPDMDISATSIQTLVNHFEKEGEFSNDEFPHSLNLHLTAVSHFEKQDNAEKVVKHMKGFKNLLDNQKDNGVISELAYDTLMSQANNLIEKWE; encoded by the coding sequence ATGAAGAAGAAAATAGTAATGTTGGCATTTGTTTGTATGCTCTTCATTACACCTTTTTTATCAAGCGCTACAAGCATTACAAGTAATGCAAGCCCAAGTGACGTTACAACGACAATACATGAATTGGAGGGACTTAAAGAACCGGCCGAAATACTCGTGGACGATTGGGGAATACCACATATTTATGCATCATCTGAGGATGACGTTTATTTTGCACAAGGATTTAATGTTGCCCGTGATAGATTATTTCAAATGGATTTGTGGCGAAAGAATGGATTGGGAGAACTGTCAGAGGTTCTTGGTCCAGACTATTTAGAACAAGATAAAGCTAAACGATTATTTCTATATCGCGGTGATATAGAAGAAGAATGGGAAGCTTATGGCCCGAATACAGAAGAAATTGTGACATCGTTTACCGAAGGTATTAATGCCTATGTTGAAATGACAGAAGAGAACCCTGATCTACTTCCAGATGAATTTAATATCCTTAATTATAAGCCATCCAAATGGGAACCTGAGGATATTGTCCGTATTCGTAGTCATGGTTTAACTAGAAACATCAAAAATGAAGTGGCGAGAGCAATCACTTTACGTGAACATGGCGAAGATGCTGAAAGCATTCGTAATAGACTTGAACCAGAATGGGAAACAACCATACCGGAAGGTCTAGATCTTAATGACATTTCCGAAGATATATTAGATACCTATCAATTAGCAACCAGTGGAGTTAATTTTGATAGTGTAGAAAACAAGGTTGTGATAGACGACGTTGAAACTCAGGCTACTACTGAAGACTTAAACGAACAAATTAAGCAGAATATGAACCTTGGTAGTAATAACTGGGTTATCAGCCCTGAAAAATCAAAAACTGGCCGTCCGATAATGGCTAATGACCCTCATAGAGCGGTGGATGTTCCATCACTTCGTTATATTACGCATCTGTCTGCACCTGGATTAGATGTTATTGGAGGTGGTGAACCAGTTTTACCAGGTGTCTCGATTGGTCACAACGATACAAGCGCATGGGGTTTAACTATCTTTGGAATCGATCAGGAAGATCTTTACGTGTATGAAACAAATCCAGATAATTCATCAGAGTACCTATACGAAGATGATTGGGAAGAGATGACTTCAATATCAGAAGAAATCGTGGTAAAAGATGAGGGACAACAGGTAGAGGAACTAGAATTCACTCGACATGGTCCAGTTATTTATAAGGATGAGGAAAACAACCGTGCATATGCGGTAAAAGCAGCTTGGTTAGAACCTGGAATGGCTCCTTATTTGGGAAGTTTATCCTATATGGGTGCCGAAAGCTGGGATGAATTCTATGATGCAATGAATAAATGGGGATCGCCGTCTGAGAATCAAGTATATGCTGATACTAAAGGAAATATTGGATGGAAACCAGGCGGATTAACACCTGTGCGAGATAATTGGGATGGACTCTTGCCTGTACCTGGTGATGGCACCTATGAATGGGATGGTTATCTCGACCAAAATAATTTGCCAAACGAGTTTAATCCAGAGAGAGGGTGGATTGGCACAGCCAATCAAATGAATTTACCAGATGATTATGACTACGAAAAATATAAACTTGGATTTGACGCATGGGCCACACCATTTCGTTACCAACGTATTAAGGAAGTAATGGAAAGTAATGAAAAAATAGGAATTGAAGATTCACTGCAGTTACAAACAGACTATACATCAATTCCGGGTCAACGTATCACCAGTTTATTGGATGATCTACATTCTTCTGATGATAAATTAAACGATGCTTTGAATTTGTTAAAAGAATGGGATGGCGAATTATCCATTGAAACATCTGCCGGTACTTTGTTTGAAGTATGGTATCAATATCATTTACAAGATGCGGTTGTGAGAGAAATTATGTCGGAAGAGACAGCAAATCATATTGGATCTGGGGATCCTGTTGTCATCTTGGATCTATTAGAAAATCCAGATGAGCGTTTCGGTGAGCATCCTGAAAAAGTGCGTGATCATATTTTGTTATCAACCTTGGGTGATGCAATTGACCATGCGGAAGAACTACTTGGTCCAGAAATGGATGAATGGCGGTGGGGAGATTTGAAACATGCTTATTTAGAACATCCATTATCGAATTTAGTTGATGAGAAGCAAGCAGAAAAAATGAATATTGGCCCTCTCCCACGCGGTGGAAGTAAAGACACTGTTGGGGCTTCAGGATATAATTCAGATTTCCAACAAAATCATGGAGCAACCTTTAGGGTTGTAGTGGATGTTGGTGAATGGGATAATTCAATTGCCATGAACAGTCCCGGTCAATCGGGGGATCCCAATAGTAAATTCTATGGCAATTTGTTCGATAAATGGGCAAATGATGAGGCAATTCCATTATTATATAGCCGTGGTAAAATAGAAGAAGCAACAGACCGTCGTATTGTTTTATTACCGGATATGGATATTAGTGCAACCAGTATACAGACACTAGTTAATCACTTCGAAAAAGAGGGGGAATTTTCTAATGATGAATTCCCTCACTCTTTAAACCTTCATTTAACGGCTGTGAGTCACTTTGAAAAACAAGATAATGCAGAGAAAGTCGTCAAGCACATGAAAGGTTTTAAGAATCTACTTGATAACCAAAAAGATAATGGAGTAATTTCTGAACTTGCATATGACACACTCATGTCTCAAGCAAATAACTTAATTGAGAAATGGGAATAG
- a CDS encoding Xaa-Pro dipeptidyl-peptidase encodes MEGLILVGKKKKNRFLGIMLSVAITLSISLPMVADASSNDNFQDITGYQLVDGVTEPIYSYADAIKETIYVESELDSDRDGRADRIAVDIIRPEETEDGLKVPVIMDASPYYEKLGRGNESQIKDPDGDGVNDLFPLYYDNYFVPRGYAVVLPDMVGTNNSDGCPTTGGFEEIESVEVVIDWLNGKGEARDKDGEIVEAEWSTGKVGMIGKSYDGTLANGVAASGIEGLETIVPIGAISSWYDYYRYGGIPFYRNGPSGLSKTVTSSSHIDACAPVRDKIQHEADDKTGNYNEFWEERDFIKGADKVHASVFMIHGLNDYNVKTNNFSNWWDALAENDVPRKLWLAQTGHVDPFDFRREEWVDTLHRWFDYWLMGIDNGIMDEPMVDIEREADEWETHSNWPDNDSENVTLRLAPADDELPGTFLTSPLLEDVTQTYTDDAGQTEIQMVEDEYTQKENRLMFLSPELDKDVRLSGIPEVNIDAVVDTDDTNLTAMIVDYGKDERVDHNNQGEGIRTLDEKTCWGEESEEDSPCYKETEKTTHVAPYEIVTHGWLDAQHWQSLDVSEPLETGKEYTFQWDTLPEDYVFKKGHRLGVVIAGSDYQRLIADTNQTNVDVTLGESYVKLPIVGGKQALDTAFGFNGGTSPEQIADVHDVVEYFAAEDDFADNSVLKSLQMHLTAVERFENKQAGEKVVKHMKGFKQLINHQLKNDLISNEAYLVLKADANYIIDKWK; translated from the coding sequence ATGGAGGGATTAATTTTGGTTGGAAAGAAGAAGAAAAATAGATTTCTTGGAATCATGTTGTCGGTAGCCATAACACTGAGTATTTCGTTGCCAATGGTGGCAGATGCCAGTTCAAATGACAATTTTCAAGATATCACTGGATACCAGCTGGTTGATGGAGTTACAGAGCCAATCTACTCCTATGCTGATGCAATTAAAGAAACAATTTACGTAGAATCGGAATTGGATAGTGACCGTGACGGAAGGGCCGATCGTATTGCAGTAGACATTATACGACCAGAAGAAACGGAAGATGGACTTAAAGTGCCAGTTATTATGGATGCAAGCCCCTACTACGAAAAGCTTGGTCGTGGAAACGAGTCACAAATAAAAGATCCAGATGGGGATGGCGTAAATGATCTCTTCCCCCTGTATTATGATAATTATTTTGTCCCACGGGGATATGCAGTTGTACTGCCCGATATGGTAGGAACAAACAACTCTGATGGTTGCCCGACTACCGGGGGATTTGAAGAAATTGAAAGTGTTGAAGTCGTCATAGATTGGCTGAATGGTAAAGGAGAGGCACGAGATAAGGATGGTGAGATAGTTGAAGCAGAGTGGTCTACCGGTAAAGTAGGAATGATTGGAAAATCTTACGACGGTACATTAGCGAACGGTGTGGCCGCATCAGGAATTGAAGGCTTGGAAACGATTGTCCCGATCGGTGCTATTAGTAGCTGGTATGATTATTATCGTTATGGAGGTATTCCGTTTTATCGGAATGGTCCTTCAGGATTATCAAAAACGGTAACCAGCAGCTCCCATATAGATGCATGTGCTCCTGTTCGTGATAAAATACAGCATGAAGCAGATGATAAAACAGGTAACTACAATGAATTTTGGGAAGAGCGAGATTTTATCAAAGGTGCAGATAAGGTTCACGCAAGTGTGTTTATGATTCATGGTTTAAATGATTATAATGTAAAGACAAATAATTTTTCCAACTGGTGGGATGCTCTAGCAGAAAATGATGTGCCAAGAAAACTTTGGCTAGCCCAAACTGGTCATGTAGATCCATTTGATTTTCGCCGGGAAGAATGGGTCGATACGCTTCATCGTTGGTTTGATTATTGGTTAATGGGAATTGATAACGGAATTATGGATGAGCCAATGGTTGATATTGAGCGCGAAGCAGATGAATGGGAAACACATTCCAATTGGCCAGATAATGACTCGGAAAACGTTACCCTCAGACTTGCACCGGCGGATGATGAATTGCCAGGTACATTTCTAACAAGCCCATTGTTGGAAGACGTTACACAAACATATACAGATGATGCTGGACAAACGGAAATACAAATGGTCGAGGATGAATATACACAAAAGGAAAATCGCCTCATGTTCCTATCACCTGAACTGGATAAGGATGTACGATTAAGTGGTATTCCCGAAGTAAATATCGATGCAGTCGTTGATACGGATGATACAAATCTGACAGCCATGATCGTGGACTATGGTAAAGATGAGCGTGTTGATCATAACAATCAAGGGGAAGGAATCCGAACACTTGATGAAAAAACCTGCTGGGGAGAAGAATCAGAGGAAGATAGTCCATGTTATAAAGAAACTGAAAAGACAACCCATGTTGCCCCATATGAAATAGTGACACATGGATGGCTTGATGCCCAACATTGGCAGTCACTTGATGTTTCAGAACCGCTCGAAACCGGAAAGGAATATACATTTCAGTGGGATACTCTACCTGAGGACTATGTTTTCAAAAAAGGCCATCGATTGGGAGTTGTTATCGCTGGAAGTGATTATCAACGGTTAATTGCAGATACAAATCAGACAAATGTTGATGTAACCTTAGGCGAAAGCTATGTGAAATTACCTATTGTAGGCGGAAAGCAAGCACTAGACACAGCTTTTGGCTTTAATGGTGGAACATCACCAGAACAAATAGCGGACGTGCATGATGTAGTAGAATACTTTGCAGCAGAAGATGACTTTGCCGATAACTCAGTTTTAAAATCTTTGCAGATGCATTTAACAGCGGTGGAACGATTTGAAAATAAGCAAGCGGGAGAAAAGGTTGTTAAACATATGAAAGGGTTCAAACAATTGATTAACCATCAATTGAAAAATGATCTGATTTCCAACGAAGCTTACCTTGTTTTAAAGGCGGATGCAAATTATATCATTGACAAATGGAAATAA
- a CDS encoding glyoxalase has translation MMKVKQIVTNIETQDISKAKHFYEEILGLDQLMNMDFIVTYGSHEKIETQISFLSEGGSGTPAPDLSNEVIRVLIPGRRFAILDFQHVDEYAQYFHELGIDVSISRKHYLQFPFVRSVNFLSNAI, from the coding sequence ATGATGAAGGTCAAACAAATTGTTACCAATATTGAGACGCAGGACATTTCCAAGGCAAAACACTTCTATGAGGAAATACTTGGACTTGATCAATTAATGAATATGGATTTTATCGTAACATACGGATCACATGAAAAAATAGAAACGCAAATCAGTTTCCTTTCAGAGGGAGGTTCTGGGACTCCTGCACCTGACTTGTCAAATGAAGTGATTCGGGTACTAATACCTGGGAGACGATTTGCAATTCTTGATTTTCAGCATGTAGATGAATACGCACAATATTTTCATGAACTTGGTATTGATGTAAGTATAAGCCGAAAACATTATTTGCAGTTTCCCTTCGTCCGTTCCGTGAATTTTTTAAGCAATGCAATCTGA
- a CDS encoding cell wall hydrolase, whose product MARVAFRNADVNLMARMMRAEAEGEGQQGMLYVGNVIVNRDVADCADFKDLRSIEDVIFQVQGGNFSFEAVQKGNVFYQRARNVEKRLARRNLRGWREHPAKYALWYFNPSGPCPQTWYGQPFTGQYKQHCFYEPEAGTCDSVYMG is encoded by the coding sequence ATGGCAAGAGTAGCTTTCCGAAATGCGGACGTTAACTTAATGGCAAGGATGATGAGAGCGGAGGCTGAAGGTGAGGGACAACAGGGAATGCTTTATGTTGGAAATGTAATTGTTAACCGTGATGTAGCAGATTGTGCTGACTTCAAGGATTTAAGATCAATTGAGGATGTCATTTTCCAAGTACAAGGAGGAAATTTCTCTTTTGAGGCTGTGCAAAAAGGCAATGTTTTTTATCAAAGGGCAAGAAACGTTGAAAAAAGATTAGCGAGAAGAAATTTAAGAGGTTGGCGGGAACACCCAGCGAAATATGCACTTTGGTACTTTAATCCATCTGGTCCATGTCCACAAACATGGTATGGCCAGCCCTTTACTGGTCAATATAAACAGCATTGTTTTTATGAACCAGAGGCTGGAACGTGTGACAGTGTTTACATGGGATGA